The genomic segment TAAACAAGATCGGCACAACAATGGCGGCTCCGCAGAGGGGTGGGGAATACAGAAGATTCATCCTGCTCTCCATCCTCCTGGGAACCCAGAAGGAAGCTTGGGCAGGACATATTCTCTACTCTGTGCCAGAGGAGACAGACAAAGGATCTTTTGTGGGTAATATCGCTAAGGATTTGGGTCTGGAGCCCGGGGAACTGGAGGAGCGTGGAGTCCGCATCGTCTCCAGAGGTAGGACGCAGCTTTTCGCTCTGAATCCGCGAAGTGGCAGCTTGGTCACCGCGGACAGGATAGACCGGGAGGAGCTCTGCGCTCAGAGCGCGCGGTGCCTAGTGAACTTTAACATCCTGATGGATAAAATGAATCTTCACCCCGTAGAAGTGGAAATAATAGATGTTAATGACAACGCTCCCAGATTCTTGACGGAAGAAATGACTGTGAAAATAACGGAGAACACAGCTCCTGGGGTGCGGTTTCCGTTAAACGAGGCTCGGGATCCAGATGTGGGCACGAACTCTCTCCAGAGCTACCAGCTCAACCCTAATCATCATTTCTCCCTGGTAGTGCAGACTGGAGACGATGGAGGTAAATATCCAGAATTAGTGCTGGAAAGGGTGCTGGATCGAGAGGAAGAGGCGGTTCACCACCTACTCCTTACAGCCTCTGACGGTGGCGACCCACCCCGATCCCAGACCGCCCACATCCAAGTAACAGTGGTAGATGTGAACGATCACGCTCCAGTCTTCTCTTTGCCTCAGTACCAAGCAACTGTCCCTGAGAATGTGCCGGTGGGTACGAGATTGCTAATGGTGCATGCTGTTGACCTGGATGAGGGAGTCAATGGGGAAGTGACATATTCTTTCCGGAAAATAACTCAGAAGATTCTGCAGATATTCCAGCTGAACCCTCATACAGGAGAATTATCAACTTTAGAAAGCCTAGATTATGAAGAGTCCAGCTACTATGAAATGGAAGTTCAGGCTCAGGATGGTCCTGGTAGTATAACAAGGGCTAAAGTAATGATCACAATTTTAGATGTGAATGACAATGCCCCAGAAGTGACTGTAACATCTGTAAGCAACTCAGTCCCTGAAGACACTCCTCCTGGAACTGTAGTTGCTCTTTTCTACCTTCAAGATAGAGATTTTGGCAAGAATGGTGAGGTAACCTGCACTATTTCAGAAAATCTACCTTTTAAATTAGAAAGATCAATAGACAATTACTATAGGTTAATGACAGCAAAAAACCTGGACCGGGAAAAATGCTCTGTGTATAACATCACACTGATAGCCACAGATGGTGGAACCCCACCCTTGTCCTCAGAAACTCACATCTCCATGAACGTGGCAGATACCAACGACAATCCGCCTGCCTTCCCTCAGTCCTCCTATTCTGTCTACATCCCTGAAAACAACCCCAGAGGTGCCNNNNNNNNNNNNNNNNNNNNNNNNNNNNNNNNNNNNNNNNNNNNNNNNNNNNNNNNNNNNNNNNNNNNNNNNNNNNNNNNNNNNNNNNNNNNNNNNNNNNNNNNNNNNNNNNNNNNNNNNNNNNNNNNNNNNNNNNNNNNNNNNNNNNNNNNNNNNNNNNNNNNNNNNNNNNNNNNNNNNNNNNNNNNNNNNNNNNNNNNNNNNNNNNNNNNNNNNNNNNNNNNNNNNNNNNNNNNNNNNNNNNNNNNNNNNNNNNNNNNNNNNNNNNNNNNNNNNNNNNNNNNNNNNNNNNNNNNNNNNNNNNNNNNNNNNNNNNNNNNNNNNNNNNNNNNNNNNNNNNNNNNNNNNNNNNNNNNNNNNNNNNNNNNNNNNNNNNNNNNNNNNNNNNNNNNNNNNNNNNNNNNNNNNNNNNNNNNNNNNNNNNNNNNNNNNNNNNNNNNNNNNNNNNNNNNNNNNNNNNNNNNNNNNNNNNNNNNNNNNNNNNNNNNNNNNNNNNNNNNNNNNNNNNNNNNNNNNNNNNNNNNNNNNNNNNNNNNNNNNNNNNNNNNNNNNNNNNNNNNNNNNNNNNNNNNNNNNNNNNNNNNNNNNNNNNNNNNNNNNNNNNNNNNNNNNNNNNNNNNNNNNNNNNNNNNNNNNNNNNNNNNNNNNNNNNNNNNNNNNNNNNNNNNNNNNNNNNNNNNNNNNNNNNNNNNNNNNNNNNNNNNNNNNNNNNNNNNNNNNNNNNNNNNNNNNNNNNNNNNNNNNNNNNNNNNNNNNNNNNNNNNNNNNNNNNNNNNNNNNNNNNNNNNNNNNNNNNNNNNNNNNNNNNNNNNNNNNNNNNNNNNNNNNNNNNNNNNNNNNNNNNNNNNNNNNNNNNNNNNNNNNNNNNNNNNNNNNNNNNNNNNNNNNNNNNNNNNNNNNNNNNNNNNNNNNNNNNNNNNNNNNNNNNNNNNNNNNNNNNNNNNNNNNNNNNNNNNNNNNNNNNNNNNNNNNNNNNNNNNNNNNNNNNNNNNNNNNNNNNNNNNNNNNNNNNNNNNNNNNNNNNNNNNNNNNNNNNNNNNNNNNNNNNNNNNNNNNNNNNNNNNNNNNNNNNNNNNNNNNNNNNNNNNNNNNNNNNNNNNNNNNNNNNNNNNNNNNNNNNNNNNNNNNNNNNNNNNNNNNNNNNNNNNNNNNNNNNNNNNNNNNNNNNNNNNNNNNNNNNNNNNNNNNNNNNNNNNNNNNNNNNNNNNNNNNNNNNNNNNNNNNNNNNNNNNNNNNNNNNNNNNNNNNNNNNNNNNNNNNNNNNNNNNNNNNNNNNNNNNNNNNNNNNNNNNNNNNNNNNNNNNNNNNNNNNNNNNNNNNNNNNNNNNNNNNNNNNNNNNNNNNNNNNNNNNNNNNNNNNNNNNNNNNNNNNNNNNNNNNNNNNNNNNNNNNNNNNNNNNNNNNNNNNNNNNNNNNNNNNNNNNNNNNNNNNNNNNNNNNNNNNNNNNNNNNNNNNNNNNNNNNNNNNNNNNNNNNNNNNNNNNNNNNNNNNNNNNNNNNNNNNNNNNNNNNNNNNNNNNNNNNNNNNNNNNNNNNNNNNNNNNNNNNNNNNNNNNNNNNNNNNNNNNNNNNNNNNNNNNNNNNNNNNNNNNNNNNNNNNNNNNNNNNNNNNNNNNNNNNNNNNNNNNNNNNNNNNNNNNNNNNNNNNNNNNNNNNNNNNNNNNNNNNNNNNNNNNNNNNNNNNNNNNNNNNNNNNNNNNNNNNNNNNNNNNNNNNNNNNNNNNNNNNNNNNNNNNNNNNNNNNNNNNNNNNNNNNNNNNNNNNNNNNNNNNNNNNNNNNNNNNNNNNNNNNNNNNNNNNNNNNNNNNNNNNNNNNNNNNNNNNNNNNNNNNNNNNNNNNNNNNNNNNNNNNNNNNNNNNNNNNNNNNNNNNNNNNNNNNNNNNNNNNNNNNNNNNNNNNNNNNNNNNNNNNNNNNNNNNNNNNNNNNNNNNNNNNNNNNNNNNNNNNNNNNNNNNNNNNNNNNNNNNNNNNNNNNNNNNNNNNNNNNNNNNNNNNNNNNNNNNNNNNNNNNNNNNNNNNNNNNNNNNNNNNNNNNNNNNNNNNNNNNNNNNNNNNNNNNNNNNNNNNNNNNNNNNNNNNNNNNNNNNNNNNNNNNNNNNNNNNNNNNNNNNNNNNNNNNNNNNNNNNNNNNNNNNNNNNNNNNNNNNNNNNNNNNNNNNNNNNNNNNNNNNNNNNNNNNNNNNNNNNNNNNNNNNNNNNNNNNNNNNNNNNNNNNNNNNNNNNNNNNNNNNNNNNNNNNNNNNNNNNNNNNNNNNNNNNNNNNNNNNNNNNNNNNNNNNNNNNNNNNNNNNNNNNNNNNNNNNNNNNNNNNNNNNNNNNNNNNNNNNNNNNNNNNNNNNNNNNNNNNNNNNNNNNNNNNNNNNNNNNNNNNNNNNNNNNNNNNNNNNNNNNNNNNNNNNNNNNNNNNNNNNNNNNNNNNNNNNNNNNNNNNNNNNNNNNNNNNNNNNNNNNNNNNNNNNNNNNNNNNNNNNNNNNNNNNNNNNNNNNNNNNNNNNNNNNNNNNNNNNNNNNNNNNNNNNNNNNNNNNNNNNNNNNNNNNNNNNNNNNNNNNNNNNNNNNNNNNNNNNNNNNNNNNNNNNNNNNNNNNNNNNNNNNNNNNNNNNNNNNNNNNNNNNNNNNNNNNNNNNNNNNNNNNNNNNNNNNNNNNNNNNNNNNNNNNNNNNNNNNNNNNNNNNNNNNNNNNNNNNNNNNNNNNNNNNNNNNNNNNNNNNNNNNNNNNNNNNNNNNNNNNNNNNNNNNNNNNNNNNNNNNNNNNNNNNNNNNNNNNNNNNNNNNNNNNNNNNNNNNNNNNNNNNNNNNNNNNNNNNNNNNNNNNNNNNNNNNNNNNNNNNNNNNNNNNNNNNNNNNNNNNNNNNNNNNNNNNNNNNNNNNNNNNNNNNNNNNNNNNNNNNNNNNNNNNNNNNNNNNNNNNNNNNNNNNNNNNNNNNNNNNNNNNNNNNNNNNNNNNNNNNNNNNNNNNNNNNNNNNNNNNNNNNNNNNNNNNNNNNNNNNNNNNNNNNATGAAGAATGTGCATTTTATGAAATGGAAATACAAGCTGAAGATGTGAGGGCACTTTTGGGGAGGACCAAAGTGCTCATTTCAGTGGAAGATGTGAATGACAATAGACCGGAAGTGATCATTACCTCTCTGTTTAGCCCAGTCTTGGAAAATACTCTTCCTGGAACAGTAGTTGCCTTCTTGAATGTGCATGACCGAGATTCTGGGAAGAATGGTCAAGTTGTCTTTAACACACCTCATAATTTACCTTTTCAATTAGAAAAATCAGTAGGTAATTATTAGAGTTGTTGACAGTCCAAATTCTTGACAGAGAAGAAAACCTCTGAATATAACATCACAGTGACAGCAACAGAGGAAtgcaccccccacacacatatagAAATTTACATCAACCTACACCAGAGACATCAATGATAACCCAGCTTCTCTGGAAAAGTCCTACTCAGTCTACCTCCCTGAGAACAACCGCAGAGGCATCTCCATCTTCTTAGTGTCAGTCCATGACCCCAACAGCGACTAGAACACCCAGGTGTTGTTTACACCTTGGTTGAAGACACTGTCCAAGGGTTGCCTCTTTCCTATGTCTCCATCAACTTTGACACTGGTGTGGTATACATGCTGTGCTCCTTCAAATTTGAGCAGTTTCATGATCTTCATATGCAGATGAGGGCTAGTGGCAGTGGGAACTAACCATGCAGCAACAATGTGTCGCTGAACTTGTTTGGGCTGGACCAGAAGCACAGTGCATCAGAAATCCTGTACCCCACTCTCCCCCACTGATGTTTCCATCGGTGTGCACTCCACAGAGCCTGGCTACTTGGTAACCAAGCCGGTGGCTATAGACACTCAGGTCAGAATACCTGGCTGTCCTACCACCTGCTCAAGGCCAGTGAGCCTGGGCCCTTCTCAGTGCAGACCCTGCGGACATAGACATGCTCCAGCAGAGcctggtgatggtggtggtccAGGACCACAGCCAGCCGTCTCTCTTGTCCACTGTCACACTCACCATGGCCTTGGCTGACATCATTCCAGATGTGCTGGCTGACTTCAACAGTCTGGAGGTCCCCACATACCCAGAGACCTCAGACCTCACCTTAGACTTAGTGGTAGCAGTAACTACAGTCTTCTGCATCTTCCTCACCTTTGTCATTGTGTTGCTGGTGCTCATGTTACGGTGCTGGCACACCTCACATCTACTCCAGGCTGTGGGGGTTGGATTAGCTGGTGTGCCTACTTCTCACTCTGTGGGCATTATGGGGTGGTGTTTTTTCTGCAGTCTTCTTCCCAGGAAACCTCACTCATGACTGACTCCTGGGAGAGTAGTGTGATCTTTCCCCAGCCCAACTATGACAACATGCTGATTAGCCAGGAGCACTGTCAAAAAAATGACCCTTTGTGTGTTTAAGATGATTTTAGGTTTCCTATAAAAAACACCTCTTTGGTTCCAGTGAgttccatttttcctttattttctatcataattgtttttttctctaaggTTTGCACTTAAGGTATGATACGCGGATGGTAACATATTTCACACCATTCAAGTTTTCACTTGGCCTAATTTTTGCTCTAACATATATATGAGGCATTTATTGGTTACATAACTGATACAATTTTCACTTTCTCTTAATTAAATTAACCTAGGGTCAATGGAAATCATGGGGCTGGTCTCATTATTGATCGTTGATATGGACTATTTGGGTGTGTTTGCTTGGTTGGTTATCAGTTCACCACTAATTCTTAGGGGtggttttccatttctgaaatttattattgttgttatcaTCTATGGCCCCATTGTGAATTTCTTACATATCTTTGAACTTCTTACATACTGCTGAAACATAACTACATCTGATACAGATTTTGTAAGGGAAATTAATGATAAAACACATATGTTCTTCCTGAAGAAACTAAAAGCCCAGActtttctgcttctgctttcctGCTTCTATGATAGGACAATACCCATTTGAAGTTATGGTTTTCAGATCACATGTTTGTAGACATAGTTTGAATTTAAAGATCACTTTTGAGGAAGAATGACACTTCACCTAGAGGGGTTTCTGAGAATGAACACCAAGAGAGGACAAAACAAGGGAGATAAACATTATTCCTCAACTGTCTGTTATTTATGGCTCAATTCTTCAATCTACAGGCTCAAAATAAATCTGGGTAAAGGAGACAAGTTAGGAAAATATTCCCAGGAACTGCTGGAgaagtttctaaaaatattttactgactTTTAGCTataagaaaaacttttattttattttattttattttaaacaaagcaTCTTTTCAAGTAACAATGACATTCTcggagactttatttttttattatttagtttttgagagagagagtgaaaggggaagggcagcggggggggggtagtagagaatcttaagcagactctgctcagtgcagagcctgaagggGGGCTGGAtatcatgatgctgagatcatgacctgagcctggaggcttaactgacacccaggcacccctcggaGACTTTAAAAATGAGCTTTGAAGTCGATTCAAACTTCTATTCTAAATGCGCTGGTTATAGGGTTAACAGGTCTGGAAAGCCATTATGACATACAgacattataattatttcaagttCTCTATTTCTAAGCtactaagaaaaaattaaagcatcCTTCAGggtcatattttttaattaaatttatttattttcagcataacagtattcattattttttcaccgcaccctgtgctccatgcaatccgtgccctctataatacccaccacctggtaccccaacctcccacccccctgccacttcaaacccctcagattgtttttcagagtccatagtctctcatgattcacctcttCAGGGTCATATTTTTAACTGTGCAACAGGGAAACTGTTACTTGAAGTTTCTGTCCTGGGAAGTAACCATTGGTACTTGGTATTCAAAAATACTAAATATGCGttaatttgggaaaaaatagCATAGATATTGATGAAGGCTGGTATATAATGATAGCTTACTACTGTTCTCTACCATTAATAATATCACTTGCAAGCTCACTGCGTGGATAACTGGGCAGAGTGGGGAAAATGTTGAATTCTACTTTTCGCAAACAAGATAGGACTTCTACATtggtaacattttattataacaaAGTAGGCTAAAATCTTTATCTTAATGTTTCATCTTAAGAGAAGAGTTAAAATATCTTGGATATGCTTCAAAATAATGAGGGAGTACAATATATATTGAATGAAGATGGACTTGTGTTGATCATTATTGCCATTGGGTGAGGATTATATGATGATTCAATAATAATACTCTCTGCTTTTTTataagtttgaaatttttctgtaatgaatttctttaaaacacgAAGTACATACAACTAATActttagaaaaactaaaattttggGCTCTTATATAAGTGCATTTtcaaattggggcgcctgggtggctcagtgggttaagtctctgcctttggctcaggtcatgatctcaggatcctgggatcgagtcccgcatctggatctctgctcagcagggagcctgcttcctcctgtctctctgcctacttgttatctctctctgtcaaataaataaataaatctttaaaaaaatttaagaatcaaaGAGCAATGTACACATATTCTAtgtatatagagaaaaatatatcataaatacaTATCTTTCTCTATATATTTCCCTTATAcatatttctctctatatatatttctatatatatacaattggCCCCAGGTCCTCTCTGTTGCCTAGGACGAAGGGGTCAATGCAGAAGCAAAGTAACTACTACTTCGGGAGCACTTCCCAGAGTACAGAGAATTTATAGAAATATGTACATAAGTTTCAAAGAGCAATATTTATATTCTAGAGATACTCTAGAGAAAAAGTGgattgaagaagaaaatgtcaggCTGCGGTACCACACAGGGCCTCTGGGCGCCGCTGTCGGCCAGTACAGGGCAAGCGCAGTCGCCCGGGATTCCTCAGCCTCCAGTCGTGGCTTTCCTGCGCAGTCACCAACACAAACGGAAGGAAAACCTGTTCTCACACTGAGGCTCCTGGCCGCGCAGACTTTGCCAACAGACACGGATACCCAGCTCCGTCTGTCATGGTCGAAATGTTCTTCCAGTGACCCCGTAGATTGCAGTTTCTTCAGCTTTCCGGAAAGACTAGGACCCCGCGAGAACTAGAGAGAGCGATGGGAGGGAGCTGTTTTCAGAGGCGCCCAGCCGGCAGGCTGCAGGTACTGTTTCCCTTCTTGCTACCTTTCCTCTTCCCCGTGCTCTGCGAGCAGATCCGCTACTCCATTCCCGAGGAACTGGCCAAGGGCTCGGTGGTGGGGAACCTCGCCAAGGATCTCGGGCTCAGCGTCTTGGACGTGTCGGCTCGGAAGCTGCGAGTTAGCACGGAGAAGCTGCTTTTCAGGGTAGACCCAGAGAGCGGGGACTTACTCGTGAACGACCGAATAGACCGTGAGCAGATatgcaaagagagaagaagatgCGAGTGGCAGGTGGAAGCCGTGGTGGAAAATCctctaaatatttttcatatcatTGTGGCTATTGAGGATATTAATGACCATGCCCCTCAGTTCCATAAGGatgaaataaatttggaaatcagTGAATCTTTATCCAAAGGTACACGAATATCCCTTGACCCTGCCACTGACCCTGATACAAATATGAACTCAGTTAAAGATTATCAGATAAATCCAAACCCTTATTTCTCATTAATGATGAGAATTAATTCTGATGGTGGTAAATATCCAGAGTTATCTTTGGAGAAACTCCTAGACCGGGAAGAGCAACGTTCT from the Mustela nigripes isolate SB6536 chromosome 12, MUSNIG.SB6536, whole genome shotgun sequence genome contains:
- the LOC132028603 gene encoding protocadherin gamma-A7 isoform X2; the encoded protein is MAAPQRGGEYRRFILLSILLGTQKEAWAGHILYSVPEETDKGSFVGNIAKDLGLEPGELEERGVRIVSRGRTQLFALNPRSGSLVTADRIDREELCAQSARCLVNFNILMDKMNLHPVEVEIIDVNDNAPRFLTEEMTVKITENTAPGVRFPLNEARDPDVGTNSLQSYQLNPNHHFSLVVQTGDDGGKYPELVLERVLDREEEAVHHLLLTASDGGDPPRSQTAHIQVTVVDVNDHAPVFSLPQYQATVPENVPVGTRLLMVHAVDLDEGVNGEVTYSFRKITQKILQIFQLNPHTGELSTLESLDYEESSYYEMEVQAQDGPGSITRAKVMITILDVNDNAPEVTVTSVSNSVPEDTPPGTVVALFYLQDRDFGKNGEVTCTISENLPFKLERSIDNYYRLMTAKNLDREKCSVYNITLIATDGGTPPLSSETHISMNVADTNDNPPAFPQSSYSVYIPENNPRGASIFSVTALDPDSKENAQIIYSLAEDTFQEAPLSSYISINSDTGVLYALRSFDYEQFRDLQIQVIATDSGDPPLSSNVSLSIFVLDQNDNAPEILYPTLPTDGSTGVELAPRSAEPGYLVTKVVAVDRDSGQNAWLSYRLLKASEPGLFAVGLHTGEVRTARALLDRDALKQSLVVTIQDHGQPPLSATVTLTVAIADSIPDVLADLGSLEVPLDSQASSLTLYLVVAVAAVSCVFLAFVIVLLALRLRRWHASRVLQASGGGLVGVPASHFVGVDGVRAFLQTYSHEVSLTADSRKSHLIFPQPNYADTLISQESCEKKDPLSLLDDSKFPVEDTPLVPQAPPNTDWRFSQAQRPGTSGSQNGDETGTWPNNQFDTEMLQAMILASASEAADGSSTLGGGAGTMGLSARYGPQFTLQHVPDYRQNVYIPGSNATLTNAAGKRDGKTPAGGNGNKKKSGKKEKK